Genomic DNA from Bacillota bacterium:
GACCTGGTAGATGCCTTGCACCCGGGCCGCGCGCTCCAGGTTCAGCAGGCGGATCACCAGTTTCACCAGCATTTCCCGGCTGATGGTGGCGTTCGCCGGCAGGTCATCCTTCAGCCAGCCGCGCTCCCTGGCCTGTTGCAAAACGTCTTCGTCCGACAGGTCGGTGATTCTCCAGGGGCCGTTATTGGCCATCAGCATGGCTCGCAGCAGGGAGACCACGGTGATATTTTCCGCCGGGTGGAAAGTGTCCCCATACTCACCGAAGATGCCAGCCTGACCCAGGAGGGTGATTTCCTGCTCCCCAAAGCTTCCCTGGATGTCCGTAAAACGGTATGCTCTTGGCTGTTGGGCGAGGGGTTTCCCCTGCCAGTCGAGCGGCTCCCCGGTTTTCGCATCGATCAGGTTGGAGACCTGTTTACCGGGGGCAGCCAGCGGCTGGTAGACCAACTGGACTTTTT
This window encodes:
- a CDS encoding S-layer homology domain-containing protein; this translates as MTVDTVAGRIISYNLNWFDLDFPAPEKLLNANEATEAFLKNRPLTLSYNQVYGPAGLEKVQLVYQPLAAPGKQVSNLIDAKTGEPLDWQGKPLAQQPRAYRFTDIQGSFGEQEITLLGQAGIFGEYGDTFHPAENITVVSLLRAMLMANNGPWRITDLSDEDVLQQARERGWLKDDLPANATISREMLVKLVIRLLNLERAARVQGIYQVPYTDANAIAKDSFGYVALAWGLDILKGDGSYFRPDQAVTRAEAAVALVRAMKVKP